One region of Streptomyces sp. NBC_00442 genomic DNA includes:
- a CDS encoding ABC transporter permease, producing the protein MDSPPSTVTTDASPEMAAVRESLASRRVGGGGPLLRIFPSSRYSGLARHLVMRSALVYSRAWLVLLSGVFEPLFYLLAFQVGFGSLVGDVAGPGGRTISYVAFVAPALLVASAMNGAVYETLSIFYKLRFDRLYDAMLSTPMGTLDVAIGEISWAVLRSGMYAAAFLAVMAALGLATSPWSLLLIPVALLVATVFAALGMVCATLLRSSSQFDYIHVAVMPMFLFSTTFYPMSVYPPAMRYLVEVSPLYHGIELARGLSMGVLDPTMFGHVAYLVALAALGLYGASRRIGKLLLS; encoded by the coding sequence ATGGACAGTCCCCCGAGCACCGTGACCACGGACGCCTCTCCGGAGATGGCCGCCGTCCGGGAGTCGCTGGCCAGTCGCCGGGTCGGCGGTGGCGGCCCGCTGCTGCGGATCTTCCCCTCCAGCCGCTACTCCGGGCTCGCCCGGCACCTGGTCATGCGCAGCGCGCTCGTCTACTCCCGCGCCTGGCTCGTCCTGCTGTCGGGCGTCTTCGAACCGCTCTTCTACCTGCTGGCCTTCCAGGTCGGATTCGGATCGCTGGTCGGCGACGTGGCGGGTCCCGGCGGCCGCACCATCAGTTACGTGGCGTTCGTCGCCCCGGCCCTGCTGGTGGCCTCCGCGATGAACGGCGCGGTCTACGAGACGCTGAGCATCTTCTACAAGCTGCGCTTCGACCGCCTCTACGACGCGATGCTGTCGACGCCGATGGGCACCCTGGACGTCGCGATCGGCGAGATCAGCTGGGCGGTGCTGCGCAGCGGCATGTACGCGGCGGCGTTCCTCGCGGTGATGGCGGCCCTCGGGCTCGCCACCTCCCCCTGGTCGCTGCTTCTGATCCCGGTGGCGCTGCTCGTCGCGACGGTCTTCGCCGCGCTCGGCATGGTGTGCGCGACGCTCCTGCGGTCGTCCTCGCAGTTCGACTACATCCACGTCGCCGTGATGCCGATGTTCCTGTTCTCCACCACGTTCTACCCGATGTCGGTGTATCCGCCGGCGATGCGGTACCTGGTGGAGGTCTCGCCCCTGTACCACGGCATCGAACTGGCCCGGGGACTCTCCATGGGCGTTCTGGACCCGACGATGTTCGGGCACGTCGCCTATCTGGTGGCCCTCGCGGCACTCGGCCTCTACGGTGCTTCGCGGCGGATCGGGAAGCTGCTGCTCAGCTGA
- a CDS encoding ABC transporter permease — MATDIQHARSRSTGSVVGPWRAMGLRIEGQWAWYRRYWRANLYSSGLQPVLFLGAMGLGFGSQVKDGSIGSIGPGVSYLQYIAPALLVSGIISTAVNESGHPILSGFKWKQDYHAVSASPITPQQLFGAQLLWIVIRLALSAVIYGIAAALLGAWKGPGVLLALPVAVFVGAACAAPVMAFAATTRGEGHAFVALNRFAVLPMTLFAGTFFPVDRLPAVIQPLVWISPIWHGNELARGVALGGMSALPALGHALFLFALLAGGVLIGRRQFHRRLVI; from the coding sequence ATGGCCACCGACATCCAGCACGCGCGGTCCCGGTCGACGGGAAGCGTCGTCGGCCCCTGGCGGGCCATGGGTCTGCGCATCGAGGGCCAGTGGGCCTGGTACCGCCGCTACTGGCGCGCGAACCTGTACTCATCGGGCCTTCAGCCCGTGCTCTTCCTGGGCGCCATGGGCCTCGGCTTCGGCTCGCAGGTCAAGGACGGATCGATCGGCTCGATCGGCCCGGGGGTGTCCTACCTCCAGTACATCGCCCCGGCGCTGCTGGTCAGCGGCATCATCTCCACGGCGGTGAACGAGTCGGGCCATCCGATCCTCTCCGGCTTCAAGTGGAAACAGGACTACCACGCGGTCAGCGCGAGTCCGATCACCCCTCAGCAGCTGTTCGGCGCCCAACTCCTGTGGATCGTCATCCGGTTGGCGCTGTCGGCGGTGATCTACGGGATCGCCGCTGCGCTCCTCGGAGCGTGGAAGGGGCCCGGGGTGCTGCTCGCCCTGCCCGTCGCGGTGTTCGTCGGGGCGGCCTGCGCGGCGCCGGTCATGGCCTTCGCCGCCACGACCCGCGGCGAGGGGCACGCCTTCGTCGCGCTGAACCGCTTCGCCGTCCTGCCGATGACCCTGTTCGCCGGCACGTTCTTCCCGGTCGACCGGCTGCCCGCGGTCATCCAGCCACTGGTCTGGATCTCCCCGATCTGGCACGGCAACGAGCTGGCCCGCGGCGTCGCGCTCGGCGGCATGTCCGCGCTGCCCGCCCTCGGGCACGCGCTCTTCCTGTTCGCCCTGCTGGCCGGCGGTGTCCTCATCGGCCGGCGGCAGTTCCACCGCAGGCTGGTGATCTGA
- a CDS encoding ABC transporter ATP-binding protein, with protein sequence MARENAGADDATAIRATGLKKQFGSFEAVRGIDLSVPRGEAFGFLGPNGAGKSSTMRMISCISPRTGGDLRVLGMDPDVQGPEIRARIGIVPQVDNLDRELTVRQNLQVYARYFGLSRAHARDKAVELMEFAQLSDRADDEVEPLSGGMKRRLTIARGLVNDPEVVLLDEPTTGLDPQARHLLWDRLFRLKQSGVTLILTTHYMDEAEQLCDRLVVMDGGKIVAEGSPSGLIERYSTREVLELRFRPGTQTEHVEKVKDLADRIEVLPDRLLLYTSNGEAAVVRAAERGVEPLSTLIRRSTLEDVFLRLTGRTLVD encoded by the coding sequence GTGGCCAGGGAAAACGCTGGCGCCGACGATGCCACTGCAATTCGAGCCACCGGCCTGAAGAAGCAGTTCGGCTCATTCGAAGCGGTCCGCGGCATCGATCTGTCCGTGCCACGTGGCGAAGCTTTCGGTTTCCTCGGCCCCAACGGGGCGGGTAAATCCTCGACCATGCGGATGATCTCGTGCATCTCGCCGCGCACCGGCGGAGATCTGCGGGTGCTCGGCATGGATCCTGACGTACAGGGGCCCGAAATCCGGGCCCGGATCGGGATCGTTCCTCAAGTCGACAACCTCGACCGGGAACTGACGGTCCGCCAGAATCTTCAGGTCTACGCCCGCTACTTCGGCCTCTCCCGGGCGCACGCGCGCGACAAGGCCGTGGAGCTGATGGAGTTCGCCCAGCTCTCGGACCGCGCCGACGACGAGGTGGAACCCCTCTCCGGAGGCATGAAGCGCCGCCTCACCATCGCCCGCGGCCTGGTCAACGACCCCGAGGTGGTGCTGCTCGACGAGCCGACCACCGGGCTCGATCCGCAGGCCAGGCACCTGCTGTGGGACCGGCTCTTCCGGCTCAAGCAGAGCGGGGTCACCCTCATCCTCACCACGCACTACATGGACGAGGCCGAGCAGCTGTGCGACCGGCTCGTGGTGATGGACGGCGGGAAGATCGTCGCCGAGGGCTCGCCCTCCGGTCTCATCGAGCGGTACTCCACCCGCGAGGTCCTGGAGCTGCGCTTCCGTCCCGGCACGCAGACCGAGCACGTGGAGAAGGTCAAGGACCTGGCCGACCGCATCGAAGTGCTGCCCGACCGGCTGCTCCTGTACACGTCGAACGGCGAGGCGGCCGTGGTCCGCGCGGCCGAGCGGGGCGTCGAGCCGCTGTCCACCCTGATCCGGCGCTCCACCCTGGAAGACGTCTTCCTGCGCCTGACCGGCAGGACGCTGGTCGACTGA
- a CDS encoding ATP-grasp domain-containing protein has product MEALSPYRGRIDRFSLINDKIWPVQLGASRRLGIDFPGFEGQLNCRIKPRLREVLADTLPLHTEVFAASDLSRENVAAAVERLGTPFVIKPIWGTASAFVEIVTDPERAYDELAETFEGLAAGHPHGAFDDGTRVWDPRHEVLLESFIGSGRELSFEAFMQDGDLVPLLIQEKLLWAQEGGFRLETANVCPTPFVSAEEEARICDILQDALRKLGVDDTFVHIEFKWDGEKASIIEVNPRIGGGSVAKTLIAWLDIDVRDMGRKLQLGEALPRKYVRTKEGFLLGVFVNAMESGIFKEFDGLDWVHAQPEFDFEQNYLEAGQRVPARNESKATREGWMYTYDAFYHCTDVERIDYLHEETRKRVQLRFEE; this is encoded by the coding sequence GTGGAGGCGCTGAGCCCCTACCGCGGCAGAATCGACCGGTTCTCACTCATCAATGACAAGATCTGGCCGGTCCAGCTGGGCGCCTCGCGACGCCTCGGCATCGACTTCCCGGGCTTCGAGGGACAGCTCAACTGCCGCATCAAGCCCCGTCTGCGGGAGGTGCTGGCCGACACGCTGCCGCTGCACACCGAGGTCTTCGCGGCCTCGGACCTCAGCCGGGAGAACGTGGCCGCGGCGGTCGAGCGGCTGGGCACCCCCTTCGTGATCAAGCCGATCTGGGGCACGGCGAGCGCCTTCGTGGAGATCGTCACCGACCCGGAGCGCGCCTACGACGAACTCGCCGAGACCTTCGAGGGTCTGGCGGCCGGCCACCCGCACGGCGCGTTCGACGACGGCACCCGGGTGTGGGACCCGCGCCACGAGGTCCTGCTCGAATCGTTCATCGGGTCCGGCCGCGAGCTGTCCTTCGAGGCGTTCATGCAGGACGGCGACCTCGTGCCGCTGCTGATCCAGGAGAAGCTGCTCTGGGCCCAGGAGGGCGGGTTCCGGCTGGAGACGGCCAACGTCTGCCCGACCCCCTTCGTCTCGGCGGAGGAGGAGGCGCGCATCTGCGACATCCTCCAGGACGCGCTGCGCAAGCTCGGCGTGGACGACACGTTCGTCCACATCGAGTTCAAGTGGGACGGCGAGAAGGCCTCCATCATCGAGGTCAACCCCCGGATCGGCGGCGGCAGTGTCGCCAAGACCCTCATCGCCTGGCTCGACATCGACGTGCGCGACATGGGCCGCAAGCTCCAGCTGGGCGAGGCCCTGCCGCGGAAGTACGTGCGGACCAAGGAGGGCTTCCTCCTCGGCGTATTCGTCAATGCGATGGAATCGGGCATCTTCAAGGAATTCGACGGCCTGGACTGGGTCCACGCCCAGCCGGAATTCGACTTCGAGCAGAACTATCTGGAGGCGGGCCAGCGCGTGCCGGCCCGGAACGAGTCGAAGGCCACCCGCGAGGGGTGGATGTACACCTATGACGCGTTTTACCACTGCACGGACGTCGAGCGGATCGACTATCTGCACGAGGAGACGCGGAAACGGGTCCAGCTGAGGTTCGAGGAGTAG
- a CDS encoding RsmB/NOP family class I SAM-dependent RNA methyltransferase produces MSNARTVQQFEKRMAEVFRIRPAQVKNLFKGARPTAIRVNRLLDEETYQDTLRIVREKAPKAFPVDWCEHTFLWPENDGFDDILPMAHEGRVYLQNASSLIPPVALSARPGDSILDVASAPGGKAFHVAARVNNDCTLWLNDAAAPRARKLGELADVYGVKYAELTTHPAQYLDKSIPAESFDRILLDVQCSGEGRVDLRRPVTLRYWSEERIEKYKFLQTKMLSAAYRLLRPGGVMVYSTCTLSPEENEFPVSKILQRHADLTVEPLGFSEPSFQPGVTSWRGTKFDARLTDAVRVAPTEVFEGFFVAKIAKAGAGAA; encoded by the coding sequence GTGTCCAACGCGCGGACGGTCCAGCAGTTCGAGAAGCGCATGGCGGAGGTCTTCCGGATTCGCCCCGCCCAGGTGAAGAACCTGTTCAAGGGTGCGAGGCCGACCGCTATCCGGGTCAATCGCCTTCTCGACGAGGAAACATATCAGGACACGCTGCGCATAGTGCGGGAAAAGGCCCCGAAAGCCTTTCCGGTCGACTGGTGCGAGCACACCTTCCTGTGGCCCGAGAACGACGGATTCGACGACATTCTGCCGATGGCCCACGAAGGGCGCGTCTATTTGCAGAACGCGTCCAGTCTCATTCCGCCCGTTGCCCTTTCCGCCCGTCCCGGCGACAGCATTCTCGATGTCGCGTCCGCCCCCGGCGGAAAGGCATTCCATGTCGCCGCCCGGGTGAACAACGACTGCACTCTGTGGCTGAATGACGCGGCCGCTCCCCGCGCCCGCAAGCTGGGCGAACTCGCCGATGTGTACGGCGTGAAATACGCCGAGCTGACCACGCACCCCGCGCAGTACCTGGACAAGTCGATCCCCGCCGAATCGTTCGACCGGATCCTCCTGGACGTCCAGTGCTCGGGCGAGGGACGGGTCGATCTGCGGCGCCCCGTGACGCTGCGGTACTGGTCCGAGGAGCGCATCGAGAAGTACAAGTTCCTCCAGACGAAGATGCTGAGTGCGGCCTATCGTCTGCTGCGGCCCGGTGGCGTCATGGTGTATTCCACCTGCACGCTCAGCCCCGAGGAGAACGAGTTCCCGGTCAGCAAGATCCTCCAGCGGCACGCGGACCTCACGGTGGAGCCGCTCGGCTTCTCCGAGCCGTCGTTCCAGCCCGGCGTCACGTCGTGGCGGGGCACCAAGTTCGACGCGCGGCTCACGGACGCGGTCCGCGTGGCGCCCACCGAGGTCTTCGAGGGCTTCTTCGTGGCCAAGATCGCCAAGGCCGGGGCCGGCGCGGCGTAA
- a CDS encoding ATP-grasp domain-containing protein, translating to MAQREKPRLTIVGSGGQPYREYSFQSLAEDYELTAVLPAEPTWQAPYLADHRVVDCTDPKAIAAAVTELNVAGGRGGVFTWDELVLEATARAAEELGLPHTSVAAVTRCRDKYATRSLMKEAGLPSPGYRLTFSADEAARAAAEFGCPVVVKPRSLAGSIGVVKAEDESGVRAAFELAAGAAYGTLPAGEGILVEEFLEGPEISVDSVVFEGNVRWVHVAEKRVGFAPYFEEVGHLVTAAAGALDPEVATLIESAHRVLAVDFGVTHAEVRLTPDGPRLIELNARLGGDLIPLISRMATGVDLVKAAAEIALGRRPELGTGDREPGGTAEIRFVYPPHDCTVREVDLSNVDGLPGVAHTTVLAPPGTRLLLPPKNPIPRLAALVAVAADEAATTRILDLAEEKVVADLAPLAV from the coding sequence ATGGCACAGCGAGAGAAGCCGCGGCTGACAATTGTCGGAAGCGGGGGCCAGCCATATCGGGAGTACTCCTTCCAGTCCCTCGCCGAGGACTATGAGTTGACGGCCGTTCTCCCGGCGGAACCCACCTGGCAGGCGCCGTATCTCGCCGACCACCGGGTCGTCGACTGCACCGATCCCAAGGCGATCGCCGCGGCAGTGACCGAGCTGAACGTGGCCGGGGGCCGTGGCGGAGTCTTCACCTGGGACGAGCTCGTCCTGGAGGCGACCGCCCGCGCCGCCGAGGAACTGGGGCTGCCGCACACCTCGGTCGCCGCGGTGACGCGCTGCCGCGACAAGTACGCGACCAGGTCGCTCATGAAGGAGGCCGGGTTGCCCTCGCCCGGCTACCGGCTGACGTTCTCGGCCGACGAGGCCGCCCGCGCCGCGGCGGAGTTCGGTTGTCCGGTGGTGGTGAAGCCCCGCTCCCTGGCCGGCAGCATCGGCGTGGTGAAGGCCGAGGACGAGAGCGGGGTGCGCGCGGCGTTCGAGCTGGCCGCGGGGGCCGCGTACGGGACGCTGCCGGCCGGCGAGGGCATCCTGGTGGAGGAGTTCCTCGAAGGACCCGAGATCAGCGTGGACAGCGTGGTCTTCGAGGGGAACGTGCGGTGGGTGCACGTCGCCGAGAAGCGTGTGGGGTTCGCGCCGTACTTCGAAGAAGTGGGGCACCTGGTCACCGCCGCGGCCGGGGCGCTGGATCCCGAGGTCGCCACGCTGATCGAGAGCGCGCACCGCGTCCTGGCCGTGGACTTCGGCGTCACCCACGCCGAGGTCAGGCTGACGCCCGACGGGCCCCGGCTGATCGAGCTGAACGCGCGGCTCGGCGGTGACCTGATCCCCCTGATCAGCCGCATGGCCACCGGCGTCGACCTGGTGAAGGCGGCCGCCGAGATCGCCCTCGGGCGCCGTCCCGAACTGGGCACCGGCGACCGGGAGCCGGGGGGCACGGCGGAGATCCGCTTCGTCTACCCGCCGCACGACTGCACGGTTCGCGAGGTCGACCTCAGCAACGTCGACGGTCTGCCCGGCGTCGCGCACACCACCGTGCTCGCCCCGCCGGGAACGCGGTTGCTCCTGCCGCCGAAGAACCCGATCCCCCGGCTCGCCGCCCTGGTCGCGGTCGCCGCGGACGAGGCCGCCACCACGCGCATCCTCGATCTCGCCGAGGAGAAGGTCGTCGCGGACCTCGCCCCGCTGGCCGTCTGA
- a CDS encoding 4'-phosphopantetheinyl transferase family protein, whose protein sequence is MTHPATGGNGGGASCEVWWARTAYCRPGLAALLTRSETVRRDLYARADDRDRFTVSAALVRLAAARQLGLGARDIGVVRDCPDCPLPHGRPRIEGARLDVSVSYAGSVVVVAVSHGARVGVDVETVGLLTSRHAAVLQRALGADELSTLEKTPEDARATWLLRRWTYKEAVVKATGDGLRVPLPGIQLCETSAMTRLASYPGRPELLDGRTVLMPVDAPPGFTDPESMASAAFLMDRGMSIHRVRSRDAWELFDSERSSELVDRVQG, encoded by the coding sequence GTGACGCACCCGGCGACCGGGGGGAACGGCGGCGGCGCCTCCTGCGAGGTGTGGTGGGCCCGGACCGCGTACTGCCGTCCCGGGCTCGCCGCCCTGCTGACGCGGAGCGAGACCGTACGGCGGGATCTGTACGCCAGGGCCGATGACCGGGACCGCTTCACGGTGTCCGCCGCCCTGGTGCGCCTGGCCGCCGCCCGCCAACTCGGCCTCGGTGCGCGGGACATCGGCGTCGTGCGGGACTGCCCGGACTGCCCCCTGCCGCACGGCCGCCCCCGGATCGAGGGGGCGCGGCTGGACGTCTCGGTGTCGTACGCCGGCTCCGTCGTCGTGGTCGCCGTGAGCCATGGGGCGCGGGTCGGCGTCGACGTGGAGACCGTGGGCCTCCTCACGTCGCGCCATGCCGCCGTGCTGCAACGCGCCCTGGGCGCGGATGAGTTGAGTACGCTGGAAAAGACGCCGGAGGATGCGCGCGCTACGTGGCTGCTGCGGCGCTGGACGTACAAGGAAGCGGTCGTCAAAGCGACCGGTGACGGGCTGCGCGTGCCGCTCCCGGGAATTCAGCTGTGTGAGACATCGGCAATGACACGGCTGGCCTCCTATCCCGGACGGCCCGAACTGCTCGACGGCCGCACCGTGCTGATGCCGGTGGACGCGCCCCCCGGATTTACGGATCCGGAAAGTATGGCTTCCGCGGCGTTCTTGATGGATCGTGGCATGAGCATCCATCGAGTGCGGTCTCGGGACGCCTGGGAACTCTTCGACTCCGAACGCTCTTCTGAACTGGTCGACCGCGTTCAGGGATGA
- a CDS encoding thioesterase II family protein, whose product MSGTRANTAPRVRLFGFHHAGGSSTLFNTWQDRLPEGWDGRWLDAPGHGNLMGRPLIDDLDLLTRHFLDRIEPELDEPYAFFGHSMGGIVAFELAHRLVAEARTPPVWLGLSACRAPSATPLAVRRHTLDEDGFRHHVRALGGTPDVLLDDPGLWGIFGPLIRADLRLVETWRPDPERPPLPLPLSVFGGREDRHAPADQLAQWSGQSEKFLGTRLLDGAHFYFSDDPDPLIGHIAQDVRTALGALTDPAQ is encoded by the coding sequence TTGAGCGGGACCAGGGCGAATACCGCACCCCGGGTACGGCTGTTCGGCTTTCATCACGCCGGGGGCTCCAGCACACTGTTCAACACCTGGCAGGACCGGCTCCCCGAAGGCTGGGACGGCCGATGGCTGGACGCACCGGGGCACGGCAACCTGATGGGCCGCCCCCTGATCGACGACCTCGACCTGCTCACCCGGCACTTCCTGGACCGGATCGAACCCGAACTGGACGAGCCGTACGCCTTCTTCGGCCACAGCATGGGCGGCATCGTCGCGTTCGAACTGGCACACCGGCTCGTCGCCGAGGCACGCACCCCGCCCGTGTGGCTGGGGCTCTCCGCCTGTCGCGCGCCGAGCGCCACGCCCCTTGCCGTGCGGCGGCACACGCTGGACGAGGACGGGTTCCGCCACCATGTGCGCGCCCTGGGCGGCACCCCGGACGTGCTCCTGGACGACCCGGGCCTGTGGGGGATCTTCGGGCCGCTGATCCGGGCGGACCTTCGCTTGGTGGAGACCTGGCGGCCCGACCCGGAGCGGCCGCCGCTGCCGCTGCCGCTCTCGGTCTTCGGCGGCCGCGAGGACCGGCACGCCCCGGCGGACCAACTCGCCCAGTGGTCGGGGCAGTCGGAGAAGTTCCTCGGCACGCGGCTGCTCGACGGCGCGCACTTCTACTTCAGCGACGACCCGGACCCGCTCATCGGTCACATCGCCCAGGACGTCAGGACGGCTCTGGGCGCCCTCACCGACCCCGCGCAGTGA